The Vitis riparia cultivar Riparia Gloire de Montpellier isolate 1030 chromosome 10, EGFV_Vit.rip_1.0, whole genome shotgun sequence genome includes a region encoding these proteins:
- the LOC117923761 gene encoding LOW QUALITY PROTEIN: G-type lectin S-receptor-like serine/threonine-protein kinase SD1-13 (The sequence of the model RefSeq protein was modified relative to this genomic sequence to represent the inferred CDS: inserted 1 base in 1 codon) yields MSTSPYMACQRESIFSPTRSIEAAMGIISGISVTPLLLLLSGLCFQFCTATDTITSTQFIKDPETMVSKGSLFKMGFFSPGNSTKRYFGIWYNSTSLFTVIWIANRENPLNDSSGIVMVSEDGNLLVLNDQKDIFWSSNVSNAALNSRAQLLDSGNLVLQDKNSGRITWQSFQHPSHAFLQKMQLSENMKTGEKQGLTSWTSPSDPSVGSFSTGIDPSDIPEIFVWNGSRPFWRSGPWNGQTLIGVPDMNYLNGFHIVNDKEGNVSVTFEHAYSSILWYYVLSPQGTIVEIYSDDGMKNWEITWQSRKTECDVYGKCGAFGICNAKNSPICSCLRGYEPRNIEEWSRGNWTGGCVRKTPLQCEKINGSMEEGEADGFIRLTTVKVPDFAEWSLALENDCKEFCLKNCSCIAYAYYTGIGCMSWSRNLTDVQKFSSNGADLYIRVPYSELDKSRDMKVTVTVTVIIGMIFVAVFIYFSRRWITKRRAKNKKRKEMLSSDRGNVHLNVSDANILGDKMNQAKLEELPLVDFGKLVTATNNFDEANKLGQGGFGSVYRGRLPEGQEIAVKRLSRASAQGLEEFMNEVVVISKLQHRNLVRLLGCCIEGDEKMLIYEYMPKKSLDALLFDPLRQETLDWKKRFSIIEGIGRGLLYLHRDSRLRIIHRDLKASNILLDANLNPKISDFGMARIFGGNQDQANTIRVVGTYGYMSPEYAMEGRFSEKSDVFSFGVLLLEIVSGRRNNSFYHDEQSLSLLGHAWKLWNEHNIETLIDGSISEACFQDEILRCIHVGLLCVQDXAKDRPSISTVVSMLCSEIARLPTPKKPAFTERQISKDTESSGQSQNNCSVDRASITIIQAR; encoded by the exons ATGTCAACATCCCCATATATGGCATGCCAGAGGGAGTCCATTTTCTCACCAACACGAAGCATTGAAGCAGCAATGGGAATCATCAGTGGCATCAGTGTTACTCCTCTACTTCTATTACTTTCTGGTCTTTGTTTTCAGTTTTGCACTGCGACTGACACCATTACATCCACCCAGTTCATCAAAGATCCCGAAACTATGGTCTCCAAGGGAAGTCTCTTCAAAATGGGTTTCTTTAGCCCTGGCAATTCCACTAAACGCTACTTCGGGATCTGGTACAACTCCACTTCCCTATTCACTGTTATATGGATAGCTAACAGGGAAAACCCTCTCAATGATTCTTCAGGGATTGTGATGGTATCTGAAGATGGTAATCTCCTGGTTCTAAATGACCAGAAAGACATCTTCTGGTCATCAAACGTTTCAAATGCCGCACTAAATTCAAGGGCCCAGCTTTTAGATTCTGGGAACCTTGTTTTGCAGGACAAAAACAGTGGAAGGATCACATGGCAGAGTTTCCAGCACCCTTCTCACGCCTTTTTGCAGAAGATGCAGCTGAGTGAAAACATGAAGACTGGTGAGAAGCAGGGACTAACATCATGGACAAGTCCTTCGGATCCATCTGTTGGAAGCTTCTCAACTGGCATTGATCCATCAGATATTCCTGAAATTTTTGTCTGGAACGGCAGTCGGCCATTCTGGCGTAGTGGTCCATGGAATGGTCAGACCTTAATAGGAGTACCAGACATGAATTATCTCAATGGATTTCATATAGTTAATGATAAAGAAGGTAATGTTTCCGTCACTTTCGAGCATGCATATTCATCTATCTTATGGTACTATGTCTTGTCTCCTCAAGGAACAATAGTGGAAATATATAGTGATGACGGCATGAAGAATTGGGAGATTACATGGCAGAGTCGTAAAACTGAGTGTGATGTCTACGGAAAGTGTGGAGCATTTGGAATCTGTAATGCAAAGAATTCACCAATTTGTAGCTGTCTAAGAGGGTATGAGCCAAGGAATATAGAGGAATGGAGTAGAGGAAATTGGACTGGTGGATGTGTGAGAAAAACACCATTGCAATGCGAGAAGATAAATGGTAGCATGGAAGAGGGCGAAGCAGACGGATTTATTAGGCTAACAACTGTTAAAGTGCCAGATTTTGCAGAGTGGTCGCTAGCTCTTGAAAATGATTGCAAAGAATTTTGCTTGAAGAATTGTTCCTGCATTGCATATGCATATTATACTGGCATTGGTTGTATGTCATGGAGTAGGAACTTAACTGATGTGCAAAAGTTCTCCAGCAATGGGGCAGATCTTTACATTCGTGTTCCATACTCAGAACTAG ATAAAAGTAGAGATATGAAAGTCACTGTTACTGTTACGGTCATTATAGGAATGATTTTCGTTGCAGtctttatatatttctcaaGAAGGTGGATTACCAAACGAAGAG CAAAGAATAAGAAACGCAAAGAGATGCTATCGTCAGACAGAGGAAATGTGCATCTAAACGTTTCAGATGCAAACATACTTGGAGACAAAATGAACCAAGCTAAACTTGAAGAACTACCACTTGTTGATTTTGGGAAGCTAGTGACTGCAACAAACAACTTTGATGAGGCGAATAAGCTTGGCCAGGGTGGTTTTGGTTCTGTATACAGG GGAAGATTGCCAGAAGGACAAGAAATAGCAGTGAAAAGACTGTCAAGAGCATCTGCACAAGGGCTAGAAGAATTTATGAATGAGGTGGTAGTGATTTCCAAACTCCAACACCGAAATCTTGTTAGACTCCTTGGCTGCTGCATTGAAGGAGATGAAAAAATGTTGATCTATGAATACATGCCAAAGAAAAGCTTGGATGCCTTACTCTTCG ATCCTCTCAGACAAGAAACTCTAGATTGGAAAAAACGCTTCAGCATCATTGAAGGGATTGGTCGAGGTCTTCTTTACCTTCATAGAGATTCTAGATTAAGGATTATACATCGAGACCTAAAGGCAAGTAACATTTTGTTGGATGCAAATCTGAATCCTAAAATCTCAGATTTTGGAATGGCAAGGATATTTGGAGGCAATCAGGATCAGGCCAACACAATAAGGGTGGTTGGAACATA TGGCTATATGTCCCCTGAGTATGCAATGGAAGGGCGATTTTCAGAAAAATCTGATGTATTCAGCTTTGGGGTGTTATTATTAGAGATCGTAAGTGGGCGAAGGAACAATAGTTTTTATCATGATGAGCAATCCTTGAGCCTTTTGGGAcat gCATGGAAACTATGGAACGAACACAACATTGAAACACTAATAGATGGAAGTATATCAGAAGCATGCTTTCAAGATGAGATATTGAGATGCATACATGTCGGATTGTTATGTGTGCAAG TGGCTAAAGATAGGCCATCCATTTCAACTGTTGTTTCTATGCTTTGTAGTGAAATTGCACGTCTTCCTACGCCAAAGAAACCTGCATTTACTGAGAGACAGATTTCCAAAGATACAGAGTCCTCTGGACAGAGCCAAAATAATTGTTCTGTCGACAGAGCCAGTATTACAATCATCCAAGCCCGGTAG
- the LOC117922876 gene encoding G-type lectin S-receptor-like serine/threonine-protein kinase At1g11330 isoform X2, with protein sequence MAIICNTSVIYLLLLLSCFRFEFCGALDTITSVKFIKDPQTIVSNRSVFRLGFFSPDGSTSLFTVIWIANRDKPLNDSSGIVMISEDGNLLVLNSMKEIFWSSNVSSAALNSSAQLLDSGNLVLQDKNSGRIMWESFQHPSNSFVQNMKLRSNIKTGEKQLLTSWKSPSDPSIGSFSAGISPSYLPELCIWNGSHLYWRSGPSNGQTFIGIPNMNSVFLYGFHLFNHQSDVYATFSHEYASILWYYILTPQGTLLEIIKDGSMDKLKVTWQNKKSKCDVYGTCGAFGICNSKNSPICSCLRGYQPKYTEEWNSRDWTGGCVKKKPLTCEKMNGSREDGKVDGFIRLTNMKVPDFAEWLPGLEHECREWCLKNCSCMAYSYYTGIGCMSWSGNLIDVQKFGSSGTDLYIRVAYSELAEQRCMKVIVAIALIIGTIAIAISICTYFSRRWISKQRAKKETREEMLSLCRGDIYPNFPDSQILGDDVNQVKLQELPLLDFEKLVSATNNFHEANKLGQGGFGSVYRGKFPGGQDIAVKRLSRASAQGLEEFMNEVVLISKLQHRNLVRLLGCCFKGEEKILIYEYMPNKSLDAFLFDPLKKESLNWRKRFSIIEGIGRGLLYLHRDSRLRIIHRDLKASNILLDEDLNPKISDFGMARIFGRKQDQANTVRVVGTYGYMSPEYAIEGRFSEKSDVFSFGVLLLEIVSGRRNSSFYHDEQSLSLLGYAWKLWNEDNMEALIDGSISEACFQEEILRCIHVGLLCVQELAKDRPSISTVVPMLCSEIAHLPPPKQPAFTERQIGKDTESSQLRQRKYSVDRATITVIHGR encoded by the exons ATGGCAATCATCTGCAACACTAGTGTAATATATCTACTTCTCTTACTTTCTTGTTTTCGCTTTGAGTTTTGTGGCGCCTTAGACACCATTACATCTGTCAAGTTCATCAAAGATCCCCAAACTATAGTCTCCAATAGAAGTGTCTTCAGACTGGGTTTCTTTAGCCCTGATGGTTCA ACTTCTTTATTCACTGTCATATGGATAGCTAATAGAGACAAACCCCTCAATGATTCTTCTGGGATTGTGATGATATCTGAAGATGGTAATCTTCTGGTTCTGAACAGCATGAAAGAGATTTTCTGGTCTTCAAATGTTTCAAGTGCAGCCCTAAATTCAAGTGCTCAGCTTCTAGATTCTGGAAACCTTGTTTTGCAAGATAAAAACAGTGGAAGGATCATGTGGGAGAGTTTCCAACATCCTTCTAACTCATTTGTGCAAAACATGAAACTTAGAAGCAACATAAAAACAGGTGAGAAGCAACTACTAACATCATGGAAAAGTCCTTCAGATCCATCCATCGGAAGCTTCTCTGCAGGAATTTCTCCATCATACCTTCCTGAGTTATGTATCTGGAATGGAAGTCATCTGTACTGGCGCAGTGGTCCATCGAATGGTCAGACCTTTATTGGAATACCCAACATGAATTCAGTTTTTCTTTATGGATTTCATCTATTCAATCATCAAAGTGATGTTTATGCAACCTTCTCTCATGAATATGCATCTATCCTGTGGTACTATATCTTGACTCCTCAAGGAACATTATTGGAAATAATTAAGGATGGCAGCATGGATAAGTTGAAGGTTACATGGCAGAACAAGAAATCCAAGTGTGATGTTTATGGTACGTGCGGGGCATTTGGCATCTGTAATTCAAAGAATTCACCAATTTGTAGCTGTTTGAGAGGGTATCAGCCAAAGTATACAGAGGAATGGAATAGCAGGGATTGGACTGGTGGATGTGTGAAGAAGAAACCATTGACATGTGAGAAGATGAATGGTAGCAGGGAAGACGGCAAAGTGGATGGATTTATTAGGCTAACAAACATGAAAGTGCCAGATTTTGCAGAGTGGTTACCTGGTCTTGAACATGAATGCAGAGAATGGTGCTTGAAAAATTGTTCCTGCATGGCCTATTCATATTATACTGGCATTGGGTGTATGTCATGGAGTGGCAACTTAATTGATGTACAAAAATTCGGTAGCAGTGGGACAGATCTTTATATTCGTGTTGCATACTCTGAACTAG CCGAACAGAGATGCATGAAAGTAATTGTTGCTATTGCATTGATTATAGGAACAATTGCAATTGCCATTTCCATCTGCACATATTTCTCAAGAAGGTGGATTTCCAAACAAAGAG CAAAGAAGGAAACAAGGGAAGAGATGCTATCATTGTGTAGAGGGGATATATATCCAAACTTTCCAGATTCACAAATACTTGGAGACGATGTGAACCAAGTTAAACTTCAAGAGCTACCACTTCTTGATTTTGAGAAGCTAGTGAGTGCAACAAACAACTTCCACGAGGCCAATAAGCTCGGGCAGGGTGGTTTTGGTTCAGTATACAGG GGAAAATTTCCAGGAGGACAAGATATAGCAGTAAAAAGACTGTCAAGAGCATCTGCACAAGGGTTGGAAGAATTTATGAATGAAGTGGTGCTGATTTCTAAACTCCAACACCGGAACCTTGTGAGACTCCTCGGCTGCTGCTTTAAAGGAGAGGAAAAGATATTGATCTATGAATACATGCCCAATAAAAGCTTGGATGCCTTTCTCTTCG ATCCTCTCAAGAAAGAATCTCTAAATTGGAGGAAACGGTTTAGCATTATTGAAGGGATTGGAAGAGGCCTCCTTTACCTTCACAGGGATTCTAGATTAAGAATTATTCATCGAGATCTAAAGGCAAGTAATATTTTGTTGGATGAAGACTTGAATcctaaaatttcagattttggtATGGCCAGGATTTTTGGACGAAAACAAGATCAAGCCAATACTGTAAGGGTGGTTGGAACATA TGGGTATATGTCTCCTGAGTATGCAATTGAAGGGCGATTTTCAGAAAAATCCGATGTATTCAGCTTTGGTGTACTGTTATTAGAGATTGTAAGCGGGAGAAGGAACTCTAGTTTTTATCACGATGAGCAGTCTTTGAGCCTTTTGGGATAT GCATGGAAGCTATGGAACGAAGACAACATGGAAGCACTAATAGATGGAAGTATATCAGAAGCATGCTTTCAAGAAGAGATATTGAGATGCATACATGTGGGACTGTTATGTGTTCAAGAGTTGGCAAAAGATAGGCCATCCATTTCAACTGTTGTTCCAATGCTTTGCAGTGAAATTGCACATCTCCCTCCCCCAAAGCAACCTGCATTTACTGAGAGGCAGATTGGTAAGGATACAGAGTCCTCTCAACTGCGCCAAAGGAAGTATTCTGTGGACAGAGCCACTATTACAGTCATTCATGGCCGGTAG
- the LOC117923176 gene encoding G-type lectin S-receptor-like serine/threonine-protein kinase At1g11330 has protein sequence MRGTSVIALPLLFSSFCYEFCSAATDTITSTHFIKDPETIVSSGRVFKLGFFSLDGSSNRYVGMWCNTTSLLTIIWVANRDRPLNDSSGVLTISEDGNIQVLNGRKEIMWSSNVSNPAAVNSSAQLQDSGNLVLRDNNGVSVWESLQNPSHSFVPQMKISTNTRTGVRKVLTSWKSSSDPSMGSFTAGVEPLNIPQVFIWNGSRPYWRSGPWDGQILTGVDVKWITLDGLNIVDDKEGTVYITFAYPDSGFFYAYVLTPEGILVETSRDKRNEDWGRVWKTKENECEIYGKCGPFGHCNSRDSPICSCLKGYEPKHTQEWNRGNWIGGCVRKTPLQCERTKNGSEEAKVDGFLKLTNMKVPDSAEQSYALEDDCRQQCLRNCSCIAYSYHTGIGCMWWSGDLIDIQKLSSTGAHLFIRVAQSELKQDRKRSARVIVIVTVIIGTIAIALCTYFLRRWIQRRGKSKRYYPSTDRRKISDPSVPGDGVNQVKLEELPLIDFNKLATATNNFHEANKLGQGGFGPVYRGKLAEGQDIAVKRLSRASTQGLEEFMNEVVVISKLQHRNLVGLIGCCIEGDEKMLIYEFMPNKSLDASLFDPVKRQFLDWRTRFKIIEGIGRGLLYLHRDSRLRIIHRDLKASNILLDEDLNPKISDFGMARIFGSDQDQANTKRVVGTYGYMSPEYAMEGRFSEKSDVFSFGVLLLEIVSGRKNSSFYHEEYFTILGYAWKLWKEDNMKTLIDGSILEACFQEEILRCIHVGLLCVQELAKDRPSISTVVGMICSEIAHLPPPKQPAFTEMRSGTDTESSDKKCSLNKVSITMIEGR, from the exons ATGAGAGGAACAAGCGTGATAGCTCTACCACTCTTATTCTCTAGTTTTTGTTATGAGTTTTGCAGCGCCGCCACAGACACCATCACATCCACCCACTTCATCAAAGACCCTGAAACTATAGTCTCCAgtggaagggttttcaaactggGTTTCTTTAGCCTTGATGGTTCAAGTAATCGGTATGTTGGAATGTGGTGCAACACCACTTCACTGCTCACTATCATATGGGTAGCCAACAGGGACAGACCCCTCAATGATTCTTCCGGTGTTCTCACCATATCCGAAGATGGTAATATTCAAGTTTTGAATGGCCGGAAGGAGATTATGTGGTCATCCAATGTTTCAAACCCCGCAGCTGTCAATTCAAGTGCCCAGCTTCAGGATTCTGGAAATCTTGTTCTGCGAGATAACAACGGGGTGAGCGTATGGGAGAGTTTGCAAAACCCTTCTCACTCATTTGTGCCACAGATGAAAATTAGTACTAACACACGTACGGGTGTGAGAAAAGTACTGACATCATGGAAATCTTCCTCGGATCCATCCATGGGAAGCTTCACTGCTGGAGTTGAACCTCTAAACATCCCTCAAGTTTTCATCTGGAATGGAAGTCGGCCATATTGGCGTAGTGGTCCATGGGATGGTCAGATCTTGACGGGAGTAGACGTGAAATGGATTACTCTTGATGGGCTTAATATTGTTGATGATAAAGAAGGTACCGTTTATATAACTTTTGCTTACCCGGATTCAGGTTTCTTCTATGCCTATGTCTTGACTCCTGAAGGAATACTAGTGGAAACATCCAGGGATAAAAGGAATGAGGATTGGGGAAGAGTATGGAAGACCAAGGAGAATGAGTGTGAAATTTATGGCAAGTGCGGGCCATTTGGACACTGCAACTCGAGGGACTCACCAATTTGTAGCTGTTTGAAAGGGTATGAGCCAAAGCATACACAGGAATGGAATAGAGGGAATTGGATTGGTGGATGTGTGAGGAAGACGCCATTGCAATGTGAGAGAACCAAAAATGGCAGTGAAGAGGCCAAAGTAGATGGGTTTCTCAAGTTAACAAACATGAAAGTGCCAGACTCTGCAGAGCAGTCATATGCTCTTGAAGATGATTGCAGACAGCAATGCTTGAGGAATTGTTCCTGTATAGCTTATTCATATCATACAGGCATCGGGTGTATGTGGTGGAGTGGAGATTTAATCGACATACAAAAACTGTCTAGCACAGGGGCACATCTTTTCATCCGCGTTGCACAGTCAGAACTAAAACAAG ATAGAAAGAGAAGCGCGAGAGTAATTGTTATTGTTACAGTGATTATAGGGACAATTGCCATTGCCCTCTGCACTTACTTCTTAAGGAGGTGGATT CAAAGAAGGGGAAAATCGAAGAGATACTATCCTTCAACAGATCGACGAAAAATTTCTGATCCCAGTGTCCCTGGAGACGGTGTGAATCAAGTCAAACTTGAAGAGCTGCCACTGATCGATTTTAATAAGCTTGCAACTGCAACAAACAATTTCCATGAGGCCAATAAGCTGGGGCAGGGTGGTTTTGGTCCTGTATACAGA GGAAAATTGGCAGAAGGACAAGACATAGCAGTGAAAAGACTTTCAAGAGCATCTACACAAGGGCTAGAAGAATTTATGAATGAGGTGGTGGTGATTTCTAAACTCCAACACAGGAATCTTGTTGGACTAATTGGCTGCTGCATTGAAGGAGACGAGAAGATGTTGATCTACGAGTTCATGCCGAATAAGAGCTTGGATGCTTCTCTCTTTG ATCCTGTCAAGCGACAGTTTTTAGATTGGAGGACACGGTTCAAGATTATTGAAGGAATTGGCCGAGGCCTTCTTTACCTTCACAGAGATTCTAGATTACGAATTATCCATAGAGACCTCAAGGCAAGTAATATTTTATTGGATGAAGACTTGAATcctaaaatttcagattttggtATGGCCAGAATATTTGGAAGCGATCAAGATCAAGCCAATACTAAAAGGGTTGTCGGAACATA TGGTTATATGTCTCCCGAGTATGCAATGGAAGGACGATTTTCAGAAAAATCAGATGTCTTCAGCTTTGGAGTACTTTTGTTAGAGATTGTGAGTGGGAGAAAGAATAGTAGCTTTTACCATGAAGAGTATTTTACCATTTTGGGATAT GCATGGAAACTGTGGAAGGAAGACAACATGAAAACATTAATAGATGGAAGTATATTAGAAGCATGCTTCCAAGAGGAGATATTGAGATGCATACATGTGGGACTGTTATGTGTACAAGAATTGGCTAAAGACAGGCCATCCATTTCAACTGTTGTGGGAATGATTTGTAGTGAAATCGCACATCTTCCACCCCCAAAGCAACCTGCATTTACTGAGATGCGGAGTGGCACAGATACAGAATCCTCCGATAAAAAGTGTTCCCTAAACAAAGTCAGCATTACCATGATTGAGGGTCGCTAG
- the LOC117922876 gene encoding G-type lectin S-receptor-like serine/threonine-protein kinase At1g11330 isoform X1 yields the protein MAIICNTSVIYLLLLLSCFRFEFCGALDTITSVKFIKDPQTIVSNRSVFRLGFFSPDGSTNRYVGIWYNTTSLFTVIWIANRDKPLNDSSGIVMISEDGNLLVLNSMKEIFWSSNVSSAALNSSAQLLDSGNLVLQDKNSGRIMWESFQHPSNSFVQNMKLRSNIKTGEKQLLTSWKSPSDPSIGSFSAGISPSYLPELCIWNGSHLYWRSGPSNGQTFIGIPNMNSVFLYGFHLFNHQSDVYATFSHEYASILWYYILTPQGTLLEIIKDGSMDKLKVTWQNKKSKCDVYGTCGAFGICNSKNSPICSCLRGYQPKYTEEWNSRDWTGGCVKKKPLTCEKMNGSREDGKVDGFIRLTNMKVPDFAEWLPGLEHECREWCLKNCSCMAYSYYTGIGCMSWSGNLIDVQKFGSSGTDLYIRVAYSELAEQRCMKVIVAIALIIGTIAIAISICTYFSRRWISKQRAKKETREEMLSLCRGDIYPNFPDSQILGDDVNQVKLQELPLLDFEKLVSATNNFHEANKLGQGGFGSVYRGKFPGGQDIAVKRLSRASAQGLEEFMNEVVLISKLQHRNLVRLLGCCFKGEEKILIYEYMPNKSLDAFLFDPLKKESLNWRKRFSIIEGIGRGLLYLHRDSRLRIIHRDLKASNILLDEDLNPKISDFGMARIFGRKQDQANTVRVVGTYGYMSPEYAIEGRFSEKSDVFSFGVLLLEIVSGRRNSSFYHDEQSLSLLGYAWKLWNEDNMEALIDGSISEACFQEEILRCIHVGLLCVQELAKDRPSISTVVPMLCSEIAHLPPPKQPAFTERQIGKDTESSQLRQRKYSVDRATITVIHGR from the exons ATGGCAATCATCTGCAACACTAGTGTAATATATCTACTTCTCTTACTTTCTTGTTTTCGCTTTGAGTTTTGTGGCGCCTTAGACACCATTACATCTGTCAAGTTCATCAAAGATCCCCAAACTATAGTCTCCAATAGAAGTGTCTTCAGACTGGGTTTCTTTAGCCCTGATGGTTCAACTAATCGCTATGTTGGAATCTGGTACAACACCACTTCTTTATTCACTGTCATATGGATAGCTAATAGAGACAAACCCCTCAATGATTCTTCTGGGATTGTGATGATATCTGAAGATGGTAATCTTCTGGTTCTGAACAGCATGAAAGAGATTTTCTGGTCTTCAAATGTTTCAAGTGCAGCCCTAAATTCAAGTGCTCAGCTTCTAGATTCTGGAAACCTTGTTTTGCAAGATAAAAACAGTGGAAGGATCATGTGGGAGAGTTTCCAACATCCTTCTAACTCATTTGTGCAAAACATGAAACTTAGAAGCAACATAAAAACAGGTGAGAAGCAACTACTAACATCATGGAAAAGTCCTTCAGATCCATCCATCGGAAGCTTCTCTGCAGGAATTTCTCCATCATACCTTCCTGAGTTATGTATCTGGAATGGAAGTCATCTGTACTGGCGCAGTGGTCCATCGAATGGTCAGACCTTTATTGGAATACCCAACATGAATTCAGTTTTTCTTTATGGATTTCATCTATTCAATCATCAAAGTGATGTTTATGCAACCTTCTCTCATGAATATGCATCTATCCTGTGGTACTATATCTTGACTCCTCAAGGAACATTATTGGAAATAATTAAGGATGGCAGCATGGATAAGTTGAAGGTTACATGGCAGAACAAGAAATCCAAGTGTGATGTTTATGGTACGTGCGGGGCATTTGGCATCTGTAATTCAAAGAATTCACCAATTTGTAGCTGTTTGAGAGGGTATCAGCCAAAGTATACAGAGGAATGGAATAGCAGGGATTGGACTGGTGGATGTGTGAAGAAGAAACCATTGACATGTGAGAAGATGAATGGTAGCAGGGAAGACGGCAAAGTGGATGGATTTATTAGGCTAACAAACATGAAAGTGCCAGATTTTGCAGAGTGGTTACCTGGTCTTGAACATGAATGCAGAGAATGGTGCTTGAAAAATTGTTCCTGCATGGCCTATTCATATTATACTGGCATTGGGTGTATGTCATGGAGTGGCAACTTAATTGATGTACAAAAATTCGGTAGCAGTGGGACAGATCTTTATATTCGTGTTGCATACTCTGAACTAG CCGAACAGAGATGCATGAAAGTAATTGTTGCTATTGCATTGATTATAGGAACAATTGCAATTGCCATTTCCATCTGCACATATTTCTCAAGAAGGTGGATTTCCAAACAAAGAG CAAAGAAGGAAACAAGGGAAGAGATGCTATCATTGTGTAGAGGGGATATATATCCAAACTTTCCAGATTCACAAATACTTGGAGACGATGTGAACCAAGTTAAACTTCAAGAGCTACCACTTCTTGATTTTGAGAAGCTAGTGAGTGCAACAAACAACTTCCACGAGGCCAATAAGCTCGGGCAGGGTGGTTTTGGTTCAGTATACAGG GGAAAATTTCCAGGAGGACAAGATATAGCAGTAAAAAGACTGTCAAGAGCATCTGCACAAGGGTTGGAAGAATTTATGAATGAAGTGGTGCTGATTTCTAAACTCCAACACCGGAACCTTGTGAGACTCCTCGGCTGCTGCTTTAAAGGAGAGGAAAAGATATTGATCTATGAATACATGCCCAATAAAAGCTTGGATGCCTTTCTCTTCG ATCCTCTCAAGAAAGAATCTCTAAATTGGAGGAAACGGTTTAGCATTATTGAAGGGATTGGAAGAGGCCTCCTTTACCTTCACAGGGATTCTAGATTAAGAATTATTCATCGAGATCTAAAGGCAAGTAATATTTTGTTGGATGAAGACTTGAATcctaaaatttcagattttggtATGGCCAGGATTTTTGGACGAAAACAAGATCAAGCCAATACTGTAAGGGTGGTTGGAACATA TGGGTATATGTCTCCTGAGTATGCAATTGAAGGGCGATTTTCAGAAAAATCCGATGTATTCAGCTTTGGTGTACTGTTATTAGAGATTGTAAGCGGGAGAAGGAACTCTAGTTTTTATCACGATGAGCAGTCTTTGAGCCTTTTGGGATAT GCATGGAAGCTATGGAACGAAGACAACATGGAAGCACTAATAGATGGAAGTATATCAGAAGCATGCTTTCAAGAAGAGATATTGAGATGCATACATGTGGGACTGTTATGTGTTCAAGAGTTGGCAAAAGATAGGCCATCCATTTCAACTGTTGTTCCAATGCTTTGCAGTGAAATTGCACATCTCCCTCCCCCAAAGCAACCTGCATTTACTGAGAGGCAGATTGGTAAGGATACAGAGTCCTCTCAACTGCGCCAAAGGAAGTATTCTGTGGACAGAGCCACTATTACAGTCATTCATGGCCGGTAG